The Methanomicrobia archaeon DNA segment TCTGCAGATCAAACAAAGATAATGGAGAAGGTAATAAGATTAGAAAAGGTCTGTGAGAATAGATGCCAAACTTTCAATATTTTTAATGTATCATCTGTAGGACATTTAAATGAATTAGGCAATCCACCGACGGATTTAAAACCAATTGGCGTAGTAAAACCCCTTCTTTGGATTTTAAAAAATAAATGAGTGCAATTTCTATCATGATTTTAAAATATTAAATATGCATAAACCGATAATACTCCGTCTTTGCGTTTAACAATTCTACACGAGAAGATTAGAATCTGATAACAGACTGTACTCAATCAATTTTCGTAAAGTTAGCTTTAGCTTACTGCAACGTTATTCATCACTCACCCAGCAGTTAACCTGATAGATAACGCTTACAGCGGCAACGCCACCTCTTTCCCGGTTTCCGCAGACAGATACCCGGCAATCTGTATCTCAAGCGCAGCGCGTCCGTCTTTCCCTGTGATCTTCGGCTCGCGATCCTCGATGATGCTCGCCACAAATTCGTCCACCGCGCTCTGGATGTCCACGCGCCACCAATCCTGTTCTTCCCTTCGTTCGTTATCTGAGATGGCAAAATCGTGATACGGCTTCTCGATAAGCGCGACTCCTTTCGTGCCCAGAATTTCGAATCGGACGTCAAGCCCTTTGGGATAGCCCGGTGGATTCGCCCAGCCCGCACTCAAAAGGGCAATGACCTCGTTCGCAAAGGTTATCAGCATGCAGCCGAGGTCATCGATCTCGATCGCTGCATCTAACCGCTTGCCGATATCCGCATACACGCGCTTCGCCTCCGAGCCCGTCAACCAGCGTAACGCATCAATCGCATGGATACCAATATCGCCAAACCCGCCAAAGCCCGCTCGTTCTGGATCGAAGAACCACGCGGTATCCACGCCTTTTATATACCTTGGGCTCTTCCCGTACTTCACTGCGTAGATGTACTGCAGCTCGCCCAGGTCGCCACCGTCTATCAGTTCCTTCGCGCGGATGAACGGGATCTGGAATCGCGGGTTGAAGGGCACCATCAGTTTTACGTGAGCTGAGGCAGCACAGCGGATAATCTCGTCTGCATCGCTCAACGTCAATGCGATCGGCTTGTCACAGAGCACATGCACACCCGCCTCCGCGGCCAGTTCGATCACGTCCTTATGGTCTGGTGGAGTCGTCCCAACGTAGATCGCATCTAACCCGTCGAAGAACTTATCCAGGGTCTCATAGTACGAACAGCCAATCGAATCGGCATCTTTCTTGGCGACTTCTTTATTCGCGCCAAGCGCCGCGATCTTTGTTATCCGAACGGTTTGAGTGCTCAAAAACGCCGGAACGTACCGGAGCACGTGCACGTGGTCATAACCCACAATACCAACGTTGAGTTTTTGCATTTTATTTATCACCTCACCTCATACTTTGACCGGCGCTCCCTTATCGATCGATTCCTCCGCCGCAAGCACGATTTTTAATATCTCGTATGCATCCTCTTTGGTGACGACCGGCTCTTCGTCACTCTCGATGCAGCGCAGAAACTCTCTCATTTCGTCATAAAAACTGCTCAAATCGGTGGACAGGAGCGGCCAATAGCGGGGGTATTCGAGTTTGTCCGTGACGAGGAGCATGGGATTCGTATTCTTATCACTGTATTCGATCCGTCCCCCGGTGCCAACGAGATCCAACGCGGAGTAAAACGGTCCGTAAGCCGCTGGAAACGCCCAGCTCACGTCAAAAAACGCGGTC contains these protein-coding regions:
- a CDS encoding Gfo/Idh/MocA family oxidoreductase, which translates into the protein MQKLNVGIVGYDHVHVLRYVPAFLSTQTVRITKIAALGANKEVAKKDADSIGCSYYETLDKFFDGLDAIYVGTTPPDHKDVIELAAEAGVHVLCDKPIALTLSDADEIIRCAASAHVKLMVPFNPRFQIPFIRAKELIDGGDLGELQYIYAVKYGKSPRYIKGVDTAWFFDPERAGFGGFGDIGIHAIDALRWLTGSEAKRVYADIGKRLDAAIEIDDLGCMLITFANEVIALLSAGWANPPGYPKGLDVRFEILGTKGVALIEKPYHDFAISDNERREEQDWWRVDIQSAVDEFVASIIEDREPKITGKDGRAALEIQIAGYLSAETGKEVALPL